A part of Pectinatus sottacetonis genomic DNA contains:
- a CDS encoding mannan-binding lectin: MAEFTVDIPVGPIFNQEEAKKKCPIACAAHLGRWNGEWNTVITCEMSVCGCVFDVPSQGAESYTMDVLAGPIFNQEDAAEKCPIVCASYGGTWNGQWTTVIDGKMSVCGCTFKVK, translated from the coding sequence ATGGCTGAATTTACTGTTGATATCCCCGTGGGTCCTATTTTTAATCAGGAAGAAGCAAAAAAGAAATGTCCTATTGCTTGTGCTGCACATCTTGGGAGATGGAATGGAGAATGGAATACTGTAATAACTTGTGAAATGAGTGTATGCGGCTGCGTTTTTGATGTTCCATCCCAAGGAGCAGAATCATATACTATGGATGTCTTAGCAGGCCCTATCTTCAATCAGGAAGATGCCGCTGAAAAATGTCCCATAGTATGTGCTTCATATGGCGGAACCTGGAATGGCCAGTGGACTACCGTTATAGATGGCAAAATGAGCGTATGCGGCTGTACATTTAAAGTAAAATAA
- a CDS encoding helix-turn-helix domain-containing protein, with translation MLYYKIKEARIKHGLTQQHLSRLSGVSVSMICAIENNYRNPTVLVLHELAKAMHLQISELYEECSVPFY, from the coding sequence ATGCTGTATTATAAAATAAAGGAAGCACGCATAAAACATGGTCTTACACAGCAGCATCTATCACGATTGTCGGGAGTCAGTGTCAGTATGATATGTGCAATAGAAAACAACTATCGCAATCCTACAGTATTAGTTTTACATGAGCTGGCAAAAGCAATGCATCTTCAGATTTCTGAATTATATGAAGAGTGTTCTGTCCCTTTTTATTGA
- a CDS encoding helix-turn-helix domain-containing protein yields MKINNRNLTKREAEILTCICNGYTNIEISRALKLSLNTVKVHVKHIYKKLDVTNRTEAAMSVQGNAVQDKNSVPLLIIDNFSKNIHDSVSIKMKHMVLQLQDKLLKFLIQKDLFYVCTNSSPYELNENQENYRVYGQTEKIGNKMLLSVYLETYPRHYYLWNENFIIDSSNSLIELSAQQIAASLTYHLLEKEAIHQVIARLPEKSTFQKLILSIHLLNESTNTSINAAKKFLDEILAICPEHIVGLYSRCIASYLAIITNCSKNPEQDSILLAQYCKKLTQITRNNAKSYYVRGLYCLLQKNRIRAIHLFQKAVSIDPSFQECYLMLAQIYALNNDKTDAEYMLNRAFSLCADYQYKGNNLIAVGIIYFCLKKYDKAIHFLEENFCVQENHIFESLLYICCLYMSGNINAAMKFADKVNVDDEYINTILQFTNEDLALYIKKMLQKLHIVTSEFV; encoded by the coding sequence ATGAAAATAAATAATAGAAATCTTACCAAGCGTGAAGCAGAAATTCTTACTTGTATTTGTAATGGTTATACTAATATTGAAATAAGTCGTGCCTTGAAATTATCGCTGAATACAGTTAAAGTACATGTTAAACACATTTATAAGAAACTCGATGTAACTAATCGTACCGAGGCGGCTATGTCAGTGCAAGGTAATGCAGTGCAGGATAAAAATAGTGTTCCTTTATTAATTATTGATAATTTTTCTAAAAATATACACGATTCTGTTTCTATAAAAATGAAACATATGGTTTTGCAGCTGCAGGATAAATTATTAAAGTTTCTTATTCAAAAAGACTTATTTTATGTATGTACTAATTCGTCACCTTACGAGCTTAATGAAAACCAGGAAAATTACCGTGTCTACGGTCAGACTGAGAAAATAGGCAATAAAATGTTATTATCGGTATATTTGGAGACTTATCCCAGACATTATTACCTGTGGAATGAAAATTTTATTATAGACAGCAGTAATTCTCTTATTGAGTTGTCAGCACAACAGATAGCAGCGTCACTAACATATCATTTATTAGAAAAAGAGGCAATCCATCAGGTTATAGCAAGACTGCCGGAAAAGTCGACATTTCAGAAACTTATATTGTCAATTCATTTACTGAATGAGTCAACAAATACTTCTATTAATGCCGCAAAGAAATTCTTGGATGAAATTTTGGCAATATGTCCTGAACATATTGTTGGGCTATATAGCCGCTGTATTGCCAGTTATCTTGCAATAATAACCAATTGTAGTAAAAATCCAGAGCAGGATAGTATACTATTGGCTCAATATTGTAAAAAACTCACGCAGATCACAAGGAATAATGCAAAGTCATATTATGTGCGGGGATTATACTGTTTATTGCAAAAAAATCGTATCAGGGCAATACATTTATTTCAAAAAGCTGTGTCTATAGATCCTTCATTTCAGGAATGCTATCTAATGTTGGCACAGATTTATGCTTTAAATAATGATAAAACTGATGCTGAGTATATGTTAAACAGAGCATTTAGTCTATGTGCTGATTATCAATATAAGGGAAATAACCTTATTGCTGTGGGAATAATATATTTCTGTCTAAAAAAATATGATAAGGCAATACATTTTTTGGAAGAAAATTTTTGTGTACAGGAAAATCATATTTTTGAAAGCTTATTATATATTTGCTGCTTGTATATGTCAGGGAACATAAATGCAGCTATGAAATTTGCCGATAAAGTAAATGTTGACGATGAATATATAAATACGATATTGCAGTTTACTAATGAAGATCTGGCGCTTTATATAAAAAAAATGCTGCAGAAGCTGCATATTGTCACTTCTGAATTTGTTTAA
- the rfbD gene encoding dTDP-4-dehydrorhamnose reductase — protein MKILVTGYSGQLGFDVCRELDRRKISYYGAVRRDFDLTDADAVSQFIINYKPDAVIHCAAYTAVDKAEDEVGLCRKINVDAVRAIAMTCCSIGAKLVYISTDYVFPGDGEEFYEINDAKKPLNVYGQSKLDGERIVETLLEKYFIVRISWVFGINGHNFIRSMLNLSKTHNNLTIVDDQIGSPTYTADLAPLLCSMVQSDKYGIYHATNEGICSWAEFAENIFMSAGLKVRVTGQPSSAYPTRAKRPLNSRMSKKSLDKAGFKHLPDWHDALRRYIYELQAVGALPEKQ, from the coding sequence ATGAAAATTTTGGTTACAGGATATTCAGGACAGCTGGGATTTGATGTATGCCGGGAACTTGATCGGCGTAAAATAAGTTATTATGGGGCAGTACGCCGTGATTTTGACTTGACTGATGCTGATGCTGTAAGTCAATTTATAATAAATTATAAACCTGATGCGGTTATTCATTGTGCGGCATATACTGCTGTTGACAAGGCCGAAGATGAGGTTGGGCTGTGCCGGAAAATAAATGTAGATGCTGTAAGAGCAATAGCAATGACTTGTTGCAGTATAGGAGCTAAACTGGTATATATAAGTACTGACTATGTGTTTCCTGGTGATGGAGAAGAATTTTATGAGATAAATGATGCTAAAAAACCGTTGAATGTGTATGGACAATCTAAACTTGACGGGGAAAGAATAGTCGAAACTTTATTAGAAAAATATTTTATTGTTCGTATATCATGGGTTTTTGGGATAAATGGGCATAATTTTATAAGATCAATGCTGAATCTGTCTAAAACGCATAATAATTTGACAATAGTAGATGACCAAATTGGTTCACCTACTTATACAGCAGATTTGGCACCACTTTTATGCAGTATGGTGCAAAGTGATAAATATGGGATTTATCATGCGACTAATGAAGGAATATGCTCGTGGGCGGAATTTGCGGAGAACATATTTATGTCAGCTGGATTAAAAGTACGGGTAACAGGACAGCCAAGCAGTGCTTATCCCACAAGGGCAAAGCGTCCACTGAATTCACGAATGAGTAAAAAGTCATTAGATAAGGCTGGATTTAAACACCTGCCAGATTGGCATGATGCTTTACGGCGTTATATATATGAATTGCAGGCCGTCGGTGCTTTACCAGAAAAACAATAA